The Deinococcus planocerae genomic sequence GCGTGGTGCTCTCGTGGAGCTTCGCGCTCACGCCCGCCTCCCGCTCCCCCCTGGCGCAGCGCCTGCTGGTGGCGGCGGCGGTGAGCCTCGGCGCGGCGCGGCGTGGGGGTGGCCGCCCGGATGCCGTGAGGAGACCCGGGTGAGGCAGGCCGCCTCCCGCCTTGTCAGAGCCGGGTGAGTCGTGGAAGGCTAGGGTCAGACGATCTTCCCCACGACCCTATGCCGCGCCGCTTCCTCCCCTCCCCCGGACGACCCGCCTGGACGGCGGGCGGGATCGCCGTGGCGCTCGTCGCGTTCGGCCTCGCGCACCAGGGGTGGCTGCTCTGGGGAGAGCCGCGGCACCAGACCGGGTGGGGGAATGCGCTGTACCTGCCCATCATGGGGCTCGCGGCGGCGATGTGCGCCCACGCGGCGCGGCGGCGGCGCGGGGCGCGGGCGGGGTGGGCGTGGCTGGGGGTGGGGCTCGCCCTGAACGCGGCGGGGGAGGTGATCTACGCGGTGCTGGACGCGCGGGGGTTAGAGACCTTTCCCTCGGCGGCAGACGTGGCCTTCCTCCTGCTCTACCCCGCGTGGGCGCACGGGCTCTCGCTCCTGACGCGCCAGCCCGGCGAGCCCCGGCAGAGCGTCGCCCTCACGCTCGACGTGCTGATCGGCGTCAGCGCGGCCCTGGCCTTCGCGTGGTACGCCTTTCTCGCGCCCGCCCTGCTCGCGCCGGAGCACCCGGTGACGGCGCGCGTGGTGAGCGCGGCCTATCCCCTGCTCGACCTCGTGCTGCTGGGCTGGCTCCTCGCGCTGCTGCTGCGCCGGGGCCACCTCCCGCCGCGTGACGTGCTGCTCGCGGTGGGGCTGGGCCTGTGGGTGACGGTCGATTTCGCGTTCCTGACCCTGGACGCGCGGGACGCCTACTTTCCAGGCCACCCCATCGACGCCCTGTGGGCGTGGGCGAGCGTGGCCTTCGGGCTCTCGGCGTGGGTGGACGCCCGGGCCACGGCGACCACCCGGCGGCTCACGCTGCCGCGCTCCGTGCAGATGGTCGTGCCCTACCTGGCACTCGCCCTGGCGGTGGGGCTAAACCTCGCCACGCGCCCGGAGGCGACGCCCGCCGCCCGGGGCGTGACCGTCGCCACCGCCCTGGTGACGCTGCTGGTGGCCCTGCGGCAACTGCTCGCCCTGCGCGAGAACCAGCGCCTGACCGCCGCGCTGGAGGCGAGCTACGGGGCCCTGGCGCACGCCGCGCACCACGACCCGCTGACGGGCCTGCCCAACCGGGCGCTGTTCGACCTGCGCCTGGAGGAGGCCGCGGTGGGCGCCCGGCGCGAGGGCCGCGCGCTCGCCCTGCTGTTCATCGATCTCGACGGCTTCAAGGCGGTCAACGACGCGCTCGGGCACGCCGCCGGGGACACGCTGCTCGTCCACGTCTCGGGGCGGCTGCGCGCGGCGCTGCGCGAGGGGGACACGGTCGCCCGGCTCGGCGGCGACGAGTTCGCGGTGATCTTGCCGGACGTGACCGGCCCCGACGAGGCGCTCCTGACGGCCCGGCGGGCGCGCGAGGCCATCGAGACGCCCCTCGTGCTGGGGGAGCAGGTCGCCCGGGTCAGCGCCTCGACCGGGGTGAGCTTTTCCCTCGGCGGTGGGGACCTCGTCGCCCTGTACCGCGAGGCGGACGAGGCGATGTACCACGCCAAGCGGGGCGGCAAGGCCCGCGAGCATCTGTCCACCGCCCCCCTGCCCGACTCTCACCTGCCCGGCGCGCTGCCGACCTGAGACGCGCCCCGGCTGCCGTGGTCTCCGCCGCCCGGCGTGACCTGCGCGCGGCCCCGCCCTCCCGTGAGGTCACACCCCCGACACGCGCTCCCACCTAAGCTCGCCCGGAAGGAGGAATACGGGCATGAGCGACCGGGAGAGGGTGGTGGAGACGGCACGCCGGGTGGCGGGCGGCGGGATGCTCGCCAGCCTGAGCAGTGACACGCGCACGCAGCCGCTGCTGTGCGCCCAGTTCGTGCGGCAGGTGGTGGAGGGCGCCCTGGGCCTCGGGGAGGGAGGCTGGCCCGTCGCCACCCGGGCGAGGACCATCGCCGACCGGGCCGGACGCGGAACGAGGAGGTCGCTCGACTACGAGCAGGCCGCGCGGGACCTCGGCCTGACGCACACGGGACCTCCCCGCCCCGGCGACGTGCTGTACTGGCCCTACGGGGAGTTCGGCCACACCGCCCTCTTCCTCGGCGAGGTGAGCGGCGTGGCCTGCATCGTGGAGAACACCAACGCGGGCCGCGGCACGCCCGTCTGGCCGGGCAGCCCGGTGCGCCTCACGCCGCTCGACCGGACGCCCCCCCCGACCACGGTCGCGGCGGTGTCGGCGGCGGCCCTGGAGGACGCGCCCGCCCCACTGGACCCTGCCGGCCCCGAGAGTCCCTACGCCCGCGCCCTGTACGACCACCTGCCGCGCCCCCGGCGCCAGCAGTTCCGCCGCCTGCTCGGCCTGGGGGACAACGACGGCAGGCTGACGCAGACGGTCTGGATGCTCGGGCGGTTTTGCGAGCGCGGCGCCCTGCCGCTCACGGACGCGGGGGTGGCGGCCTTCAAGCGGGGCCGGGGGTTGGGCGGCCCCACGCACGGCCCGGAGGCCATCGACGAGGCCACCGCGCAGGCGTACTGGGGGGCGCTGACCCTGCTCAAGCTGCTCCTGATCACGGGGGCCTTCGAGGGCGAGCACGGCTTCACGAACGTGGCGGGGAGCTTCGACGGGCAGGGGGTGTCCTTCGGGGTGCTGCAATGGAACTTCGGGCAGGGCACCCTCGCCCCGCTGCTGCTGGGGATGGAGGCGCGCGACCCAGGGGCGTTCGCGGCGATCTTCGGGGCGGACACGGCCCAGGTCCGCGCGGCGCTGGTGGGACCCCCGGCGGCGCAGGCGGCCTTCGCGGCGGGCCTCCAGGGGTCGGGCGGGCAGCTCCAGCCGCGCTGGAAGGACCGCTTTGTGCGGCTGGGGCTGCACGCCCCCTACCAGGACGTGCAACTGGAGGCGGCGGGCACCCGGCTGGAGGCCGCCAAGGGGCTCGCCCGCGAGTACGGGCTCGTCACCGAGCGCGGCCTGGCGCTGATGTTCGACATCATCACGCAAAACGGCGGGATCGCCGCCCGGACGCGGGAAGCCATCCAGGGGGCCGAGGCCGCCGAGCGGGCCCGGCTCGGCAGGCTGCTCGGCGAGATCGAGCGGCTGGGCCTCATCGCCCGCGAGCGGGCCGCCGCCGCCTCTCCCCGCTGGCAGGGGGACGTGCTCGCGCGCAAGCTCACCATCGTGCAGGGCCGGGGCACGGTCCACGGCACCCGCTGGGACCTCGGCTCGCAGTTCGGCCTGGGGGACGCGGCGTGGGCGTGAGGTCGGGCGGACCGCGCGCCCCTCCCTCCCGCCGCCGCGTGTCACGCTGGGGCCGTCCGGCGGAGGTAAGCCGCGCCGGTCCCGCTCGACCGCCCTCCACCCTTCCCTCTCACCACACGACAGGAGCAAGACCATGCCGGGAAACGAGAACATGACGTTGGCGGAGTTGATTCGGGCGGGCCTCGGGCTGGGGAGCGGGCAGGAGCGGCGCTTTACCGCCACGCTCGACGGGGGCGAGGTCTACGAGGTGCGCCTGTTCTCGCAGGCGAGGCCGGGCACCGAGGGGGACCGGGGGGTAGGCGTCATCGAGGACCGGCAAATGGGGCCGGGAACGCGAAAGACGCTCGGGCTGGAGCTGACCCGGCGTTCCTGACCTGGGGACACGTCGGCCCGGCGGGGAGGGCCTGGACCGGGCGAGGGGGCGACCCGGGCCCGACCGCTCGGCGCCCTCAGCCCCAACGCGGCAGGGCGGGGCTCTCCTCGGGCTGGGCGACGATCTCCCGAACGGTCGCCAGGAGGCGTTCTTCGACGTCCTCGTCTTCGGCGTCCGCCCCCTCCGGCTCCCCGTCGGCGGACAGGTCGAGACCCGAGAGCGCGGCCCGGGCCTGGGCGGCGAGCCGTCCGGCGGAGGCGGGGTGCCCGATCACGAGGCGCAGCAGGAAGGCGGCCCGGGCGTCTTGGTGCTCGCGGACGCTGATCTGCGCCATGCCCTCCAGGTCTTGCAGCAGCAGGGGCCACTCCCGGGTCGGCCACGCCGCGCTCAGGCTGCGCACGAACAGGGCCCGCGCCTCGGCGAGGTGGCCCTGGGCGAGCTTGATCCGGCCCAGGGTTTCTAACACCTCGGCCACGACCGGCCCGCGCTCGGTGGCCTGTGCGAGGGTCAGCGCCTCCCCCGCGTAGGTCTCGGCCTGGGGGAAGTGCCCGAGCTGGCCGGTCACGAGCGCCAGGTTGTTCAGGAAGTAGGTCACCTCCACCGGGGAGGCCAGTTCGCGGGCGGTGGCGAGTCCCTGCTCCAGCACCCCCCGCGCCTCCTCCAACCGCCCGCTGAGGATCAGGAGCCCCCCCAGGTTGTTGAGCACCCGCGCCGTCTCCGTCAGGTGCCCGCGCTCGCGGCTGAGGTGCAGGGCCTGTCCGTAGCAGTGCTCGGCCCGCTCGTGGTGGCCCAGCCACTGCTCGGCGATGCCCAGCAGGTTCCACAGGCGGGAGGCCTCGGGGCTTCCCTGCGCCTCGGCCAGCCTCAGGGCCCCTTCCCAGTACCCCCGGGCCTCGCCGTAGCGCCCGCGCCGCCGCTCGACCACGCCCAGGGCGCCCAGCCCGGCCATCCTCGCCCACGGGGAGGCGCCCCCCGCGAGGTCCAGGCCGCGCCCGGCGAGCGCGCCCGCCTCCGCCACGGCGCCCAGGTTCAGGGCGAGTTCGGCCTGGTGGATGAGGAGTTCGCCCAGCGTCGCCGGGTCGCCGCCCGGGCGGGCCTCCAGGTCCCGGACCGCCGCCGCCAGGAACTCGATGCCCTCGCGGTAGCGGCCCGTGCGGGCGAAGAAGACCCTCAGCGCGTGGGCGGCCCCCCGCAGGGAGGCGAACTCGCCCTGAGCGGCGGCCCACTCCCAGGCGGCGCGCAGGTTCTCGAAGTCCGCCTCCAGTTCCCGCAGGGCCGCGCGCTGCCCCGGCCCGGCGAGGGCCCCCTCCGACCCGGCGAGCAGCCGCAGGAAATAACGGGCGTGCGCCTCCTGCACCTCGGCCTGCTCGGCGGGGTGCCCCGCGAGCTTCTCGGCGGTGTAGTCGTAGAGCAGGGGATGGCGACCGTAGCGGGCTCCGGGGACCGGAAGCAGCAGCGACTTGTCGATCAGCGCGGCGAGGAGCGGCAGGGAGGCCCCGGCCACCTCGGCGGCGGCCCCCCGCCGGAAGGGGCTGCGGAAAACCGAGAGCCGCGCGAGCACCGCCTGTTCGCGCTCGCCCAGCAGCCGCCACGAGTGCTCGAACACCACCCGCAGGCTGGCGTGCCGCGCGGGGCCGCGCCCATTCGCGTCGGTCAGGAAGTCGAGCCCGCGCCGCAACTCCGCGAGCAGTTCATTCACCGGCAGCACCCGCGTCCAGGTCGCCGCGAGTTCGATGGCGAGCGGCGAGCCGTGGACGAGACGGCACAGCTCCAGCACGTCGGGCAGGGTCTGGGGCGTGAGGGCAAACCCCTGCCCGCTGCGCCGGGCGCGCACGGCGAAAAGCCGCACCCCGGGGTGGTCCTCCCCGGACGCGTGGCGGTCTGTGGGAGAGAGCCCCTCCAGCGGCAGCACCCACTCCTCCTGCACGTTGAGCCGCTCGCGCGACGTGACGAGGAGCTTGAGGTGCGGGCAGGCTTCGAGGAGGGTGACGAGCCCCCCCGTCATCCCGACGAGGTGCTCGAAGTTGTCGAGCACGAGCAGCAGCCGCAGCGGCGCGAGGAGGCGGGCCACCTGCCGCAGGGGGTCTTCCGGGCCCCCCAGGAAAAGCCCCAGCGCCTCCGCGACGGCGGAGATCAGGTTCGCCGGGCTCGTCACCGGGGCGAGGTTCACGCACACCACCCCGTCGGGGAAGGCGCCGCTCTCCCGCAGGGTGCCCGCCGCCTGCACCGCGAGGCGCGTCTTGCCCATGCCGCCCAGGCCCACCACCGTCAGGAGGCGGCACGCGGGGTCGAGCATCAGGCGCTCTATCTCCCGCACCTCGTCCTCGCGGCCCACGAACGAGGTGCCGAAGGTCGGAAGCTGCGAGCGCACTGGGGGCAGCGCGGGCGGGGGCGAAGGGGCCGCCTCCGGACGCCGCGCCTCCTCCGTGACGAGGGGCAGGGTGACGCCGTAGCGCTCGGCCTCGCGCCGCACCTCCGCCGCGTAGGGGCTGTGACCGGGCCGCAGCAGGAGGTACAGCCGCCGCAGCTCCTCGGCCTCGGGCTCGGGGGCGCCGGGCAGCAGGTAGGCGGTCTCGGCGTGGCGCACGGCGAGGCCCCCCTGCCCGCGTGAGGCCGCCGCCTCCCCCAGCGCGAGGAGGGCGACCCGCACCCGCGCGGCCAGCACCTCGCGCGTGCGGTAGACCCACTCCTCCAGCTCGGCGCTCGGGTCCTCGAGGTCGAGGCCCTCCAGAAAGCGGCCCCGGTACAGCTCGACCACCCGCCCCGGCTCCCCCGCCTCGGAGGCCGCGAGCAGCTCGTGGGCGTCGGTGGGCACGCAGGCGGCGACCCGCGCCCCCTGGGCCGTGAAGCTGCCCGGCGCCCCCGCCCGCAGGCGCCTGAGGGCCACCCGCAGGCTGTTGGCGGCGTCGGCGGCGTTCGGCCAGAAGAGGTGGTGGAGGTGCGCCCGCTCCTTGGGGCCTTCGAGGGACAGGTAGGCCAGCAACAACAGGAGTTTGGGCTGTTGCCGGGGGCTGTCTTGCAGCCTGAGTCCGCCCAGGGTGCACAACATGCCCCCATCGTAGTCCTTTGTAGCCGATGTGCCATCCGCCAAAGTGACAGCCGCCAATGTGACCACCCAGGTCACGCCCGGGACACGGGGGGGCGGGCAACGTGGGCACACGGAGATTCGCCCCCACGGAAAGGGCGCGGCACGGAACGACCGACGTGCCCCGCCCCTCCCGTGCCGTGCCCGCCCCCCGCCCCCGGAGGAGACCCCATGACTGCCCTGACCCGGTTCAAGCTCGCCCAGCTCGACACCACCCTCGCCGTCTCCGCGCTGCTGGGGCAGGTCGCCGACCTCACCCCGCGTGCTCCATCCGCCCGGGGTCGGCCCCGCGCCGAGCTGCCCGTCCCCGTGACGCTGGGGACGGACGTAGCCGACACGGTGCTCTTCGAGGACCCGGCGAACCGGGAGGCGCGCCTCTGGCTGCCCCGCTACGCGCTGGCGACCGAGGAGACCTCGGGGGGCACGCACTACCGGGCGCGGCTGGCGGCGCAGGGCGGCGGGTGGCGGCTCGACCTCACGCTGCGGCGGTACGCCGCCCCCGAGCTGGGCGCCCTCCCGGCGGACGCCCGGGTGCTCGACCACCGTGTGGAAGCCCGGCTGCGCTGGGAGAGGGGCGGCGTGCTGCGTGAGCGGCCCCTGACCGAGCGGAGCGAGAATCCCGACGGGACCCTGGGCCTCGCCCTCACCGTGGGCACCCTGCCCGAGCGCGACGAGCTGTACACGGCGCTGACGACCCCCGAGGGCAAGGCCACGTTGATCGTCACGCGCGCGGTGCGGGTGGCCGTGCGGGTGCCCGACGAGCCCGCGCCCGTGGTCCGCCCGCACAAGTGGAAGGGGGGAGCCTTCGACGAGGACCCAGGTCCGCGCTTCCCCTCGCGCCGGTGGAGGGGGGGACTCTTCGTGGAAGAACCGAACCCCCGCCTCCCCCCGCGCCGGTGGCCGGGAGGGGCCCTCGACGAGGACTCGGCCACGCGCCCCCACCTTCCGGTCCCGGTGGTCGCGCGGCTCGCGGGGCGCGGGGTCGGCCCCGGCCTGGCCCAGGGGCGGGCGGTGACCGGGCTGATCCCGCTCCAGCCCCTCCATGTGCGGCCCAGGCCCGACCTCTCCGACCTTCTCGTCCGGCCCGACCGCATCCCGCCCCTGATCGTGAAACCCGCGCTGGCGACGCCGCAGCTCACGGTGGGCGAGCCCGAGGTCTTCGACCAGGGGGGCGAACTCTGGGCCCGCTACCCCCTGCGGGTGACGAACGCCGCCGAGTACGGGGACGACCTCTTCGCGCCCTCGCCCGACCTGCCGCCCT encodes the following:
- a CDS encoding diguanylate cyclase domain-containing protein, which encodes MPRRFLPSPGRPAWTAGGIAVALVAFGLAHQGWLLWGEPRHQTGWGNALYLPIMGLAAAMCAHAARRRRGARAGWAWLGVGLALNAAGEVIYAVLDARGLETFPSAADVAFLLLYPAWAHGLSLLTRQPGEPRQSVALTLDVLIGVSAALAFAWYAFLAPALLAPEHPVTARVVSAAYPLLDLVLLGWLLALLLRRGHLPPRDVLLAVGLGLWVTVDFAFLTLDARDAYFPGHPIDALWAWASVAFGLSAWVDARATATTRRLTLPRSVQMVVPYLALALAVGLNLATRPEATPAARGVTVATALVTLLVALRQLLALRENQRLTAALEASYGALAHAAHHDPLTGLPNRALFDLRLEEAAVGARREGRALALLFIDLDGFKAVNDALGHAAGDTLLVHVSGRLRAALREGDTVARLGGDEFAVILPDVTGPDEALLTARRAREAIETPLVLGEQVARVSASTGVSFSLGGGDLVALYREADEAMYHAKRGGKAREHLSTAPLPDSHLPGALPT
- a CDS encoding ATP-binding protein — translated: MLCTLGGLRLQDSPRQQPKLLLLLAYLSLEGPKERAHLHHLFWPNAADAANSLRVALRRLRAGAPGSFTAQGARVAACVPTDAHELLAASEAGEPGRVVELYRGRFLEGLDLEDPSAELEEWVYRTREVLAARVRVALLALGEAAASRGQGGLAVRHAETAYLLPGAPEPEAEELRRLYLLLRPGHSPYAAEVRREAERYGVTLPLVTEEARRPEAAPSPPPALPPVRSQLPTFGTSFVGREDEVREIERLMLDPACRLLTVVGLGGMGKTRLAVQAAGTLRESGAFPDGVVCVNLAPVTSPANLISAVAEALGLFLGGPEDPLRQVARLLAPLRLLLVLDNFEHLVGMTGGLVTLLEACPHLKLLVTSRERLNVQEEWVLPLEGLSPTDRHASGEDHPGVRLFAVRARRSGQGFALTPQTLPDVLELCRLVHGSPLAIELAATWTRVLPVNELLAELRRGLDFLTDANGRGPARHASLRVVFEHSWRLLGEREQAVLARLSVFRSPFRRGAAAEVAGASLPLLAALIDKSLLLPVPGARYGRHPLLYDYTAEKLAGHPAEQAEVQEAHARYFLRLLAGSEGALAGPGQRAALRELEADFENLRAAWEWAAAQGEFASLRGAAHALRVFFARTGRYREGIEFLAAAVRDLEARPGGDPATLGELLIHQAELALNLGAVAEAGALAGRGLDLAGGASPWARMAGLGALGVVERRRGRYGEARGYWEGALRLAEAQGSPEASRLWNLLGIAEQWLGHHERAEHCYGQALHLSRERGHLTETARVLNNLGGLLILSGRLEEARGVLEQGLATARELASPVEVTYFLNNLALVTGQLGHFPQAETYAGEALTLAQATERGPVVAEVLETLGRIKLAQGHLAEARALFVRSLSAAWPTREWPLLLQDLEGMAQISVREHQDARAAFLLRLVIGHPASAGRLAAQARAALSGLDLSADGEPEGADAEDEDVEERLLATVREIVAQPEESPALPRWG